The Elstera cyanobacteriorum region GGTCAGCGATGGGCCGGGGGGAGATATCATCCTTACCCGGTCTGGCGCGAGCGGCGGTCGGGCAACGCTACGGCTCGGCACCAGCCCCATCCGCAGTGCTTCCGCCCAATGGGACGGGGCCGACCGCTTCGGCACGACCATCGTTCGCGGACAGCAGCCGCTCGGCGGGTCCGGCCTCCGCGATGGCCCGGCAGTCGCTTTGGGCGAGAGCGTGGCAGAAGACCCCGAAATAAGGCCGAACCGCGTCCGCCTGCTCACCGCGCGCGGGCGGGCAACGGTGGATGATCTGCGGCAACAAGCCGATCAAGATATCCGCCGCCGCAAGGGGGCCGCCAGTTCGCTGAGCTATTCCTTAGCTGGATGGCGCCACTCGGGCGGCGGCTTGTGGTGGAAGGGGCTGACGGTGCGGGTGCAGGACGATCTTCTGGGGATTGATGGCGACTATCGCATCAGTTCCGTCGTGCTGGCGATCAGCGGGCAGGGGACAACCGCCGACCTGACGCTCGCGTTGCCCGAAGCCTATACCGATCCAAGCGATCCGACGCCGGGTGGTGGGCTGGGGGTGGCGGAGGAGGCAGCATGAGCAATGATAGCCGCGATCCCCTCTCCCGCTTCCTGGGAAGCAGCCTGCGGGCGCTCGATAATCTCATTGCGCGGGCCGTCATTCATCTCGTTGCAGCGGCGGGGCCAACCCAGCAGCTTCAGGCCGAAATTTCCGCAGGGGAGGTAAAAGAGGATCTAGACCTCTTAGAACCATATGGCTTCACCGCCCAACCCCTGCCGGGGGCGGTGGCGGTTTGCGTGTTCATGGGCGGCGAGCGCGATAATGGCGCGGCGATTTTGGCCCATGACCAAGATCAGCGGCCCCGCACTTTGGCCCCCGGCGATGTGGCGCTCTACACCGATCAGGATGACCCCGCCGCTGCTGCCCAGGATGCCTATCACCGCCTGCAGTTTGGCCGCGACCGGACCGTCACTCTGCGCGCCAAACGCCTCGATATCCAATGCGGCACCCAGCGGCTGATCCTCGATGAAACCGAGGGACTGCTGGTGCAGGCCAGCCAAATCCGCTTCGAGGAACTCTAACCGGATTTTCTGAACCAGCCCTTGAGCCGCAAGGCTTTTTATATGGAGAGATCCCCATGGACAAACTGACCTATACCCTTGAAACGCCCGTTCAATTCACCGCCAGCCGCCGGGTGGAGGAATTGCGGTTTCGGTCTGAATTGAAAGCCGGTGATCTGGAGCGGCTTGACCGTGCCGAGGGACGCATTGGCGGAACCTTTCAGATTCTAGCGGCCCTGTCGGGGGAACCCGTCGAGTTGATCCGCGCGCTGTCGGCGCAGGATTATTTGAAGATTGTCGAGTTCCTGCGCCCTTTCTGCCACCCATTCCTCGGAACTGGCGCGAGTTGAGGGCCGATATTGCGGCGATTTTCCACTGGCAGCCTTCAGAAATCCGTGCGCTAACGGTAGAGGATTTTCTGCTGGCCCATGCCGAAGCGGAAGCGCGTGTCCTGCTGATGCGCGGCGGGCGTTAGCTTGAGCGCGAGCGGAATTGGATGCCCTGTTCCGCTCTTGTTCATCCATCGAGCAGGCTCTACACTCCCGTTGGACGAGTAGAAGAAAGACGATCATGTCGCGCATGAACTTGACCCGCCGCTTCCTGCTGATAGGACTGCTCGGGGGGGCT contains the following coding sequences:
- a CDS encoding GpE family phage tail protein: MRADIAAIFHWQPSEIRALTVEDFLLAHAEAEARVLLMRGGR
- a CDS encoding phage baseplate assembly protein, with translation MTEEKVTLRVNGADYGGWTSVRVIADVREGAINFNLSLSERWPEPRAGETGGVTIVSRAIRMGDACEVRIGGTLVCTGYVDRLEKSYSAQDHQVSVSGRSKTSDLIDSAIPRQQQIRGKKLEEIARDLCAPHGINVIVEADTGAPIEEFHAKIGESVHGELTRLCALRALLVSDGPGGDIILTRSGASGGRATLRLGTSPIRSASAQWDGADRFGTTIVRGQQPLGGSGLRDGPAVALGESVAEDPEIRPNRVRLLTARGRATVDDLRQQADQDIRRRKGAASSLSYSLAGWRHSGGGLWWKGLTVRVQDDLLGIDGDYRISSVVLAISGQGTTADLTLALPEAYTDPSDPTPGGGLGVAEEAA
- a CDS encoding phage baseplate assembly protein domain-containing protein yields the protein MSNDSRDPLSRFLGSSLRALDNLIARAVIHLVAAAGPTQQLQAEISAGEVKEDLDLLEPYGFTAQPLPGAVAVCVFMGGERDNGAAILAHDQDQRPRTLAPGDVALYTDQDDPAAAAQDAYHRLQFGRDRTVTLRAKRLDIQCGTQRLILDETEGLLVQASQIRFEEL
- a CDS encoding phage tail assembly protein, which codes for MDKLTYTLETPVQFTASRRVEELRFRSELKAGDLERLDRAEGRIGGTFQILAALSGEPVELIRALSAQDYLKIVEFLRPFCHPFLGTGAS